A part of Nocardioides sp. WS12 genomic DNA contains:
- the ispG gene encoding flavodoxin-dependent (E)-4-hydroxy-3-methylbut-2-enyl-diphosphate synthase: protein MTSISLGMPEAPPPVLAPRRTTRQINVGKVGVGSDHPVSVQSMTTTLTSDVNTTLQQIAELTAAGCDIVRVACPSQDDADALAEIAQHSQIPVIADIHFQPKYVFAAIDAGCAAVRVNPGNIKKFDDQIKEIARAANDRGTSIRIGVNAGSLDKRLLEKYGKATPEALVESAVWEASLFEEHGFRDFKISVKHNDPVVMVRAYELLAEAGDWPLHLGVTEAGPAFQGTIKSATAFGALLSQGIGDTIRVSLSAPPVEEVKVGIQILQSLNLRPRKLEIVSCPSCGRAQVDVYTLAERVTAGLEGLEVPLRVAVMGCVVNGPGEAREADLGVASGNGKGQIFVKGEVIKTVPESMIVETLIEEALKLAESMEPVEGAEPSISVS from the coding sequence ATGACGTCGATCAGCCTGGGCATGCCGGAAGCACCCCCGCCGGTACTGGCTCCGCGCCGGACCACCCGCCAGATCAATGTCGGCAAGGTCGGCGTCGGCAGCGACCACCCGGTGTCGGTCCAGTCGATGACCACGACGCTCACCTCGGACGTCAACACCACGCTGCAGCAGATCGCCGAACTGACGGCTGCAGGATGCGACATCGTGCGCGTGGCGTGCCCCAGCCAGGACGACGCGGACGCGCTGGCGGAGATCGCCCAGCACAGCCAGATCCCCGTGATCGCGGACATCCACTTCCAGCCGAAGTACGTCTTCGCCGCGATCGACGCCGGCTGTGCAGCGGTCCGCGTCAACCCCGGCAACATCAAGAAGTTCGACGACCAGATCAAGGAGATCGCGAGGGCCGCCAACGACCGCGGCACCTCGATCCGGATCGGGGTCAACGCGGGTTCGCTCGACAAGCGACTGCTCGAGAAGTACGGCAAGGCCACGCCCGAGGCGCTCGTCGAGTCCGCGGTGTGGGAGGCCAGCCTGTTCGAGGAGCATGGCTTCCGTGACTTCAAGATCTCGGTCAAGCACAACGACCCCGTCGTGATGGTGCGCGCCTACGAACTTCTCGCCGAGGCGGGGGACTGGCCGTTGCACCTCGGTGTCACCGAGGCGGGCCCGGCGTTCCAGGGCACCATCAAGTCGGCGACCGCCTTCGGTGCCCTCCTCTCGCAGGGCATCGGTGACACCATCCGCGTGTCCCTGTCGGCCCCGCCGGTCGAGGAGGTCAAGGTCGGCATCCAGATCCTGCAGTCGCTCAACCTGCGCCCCCGCAAGCTCGAAATCGTCTCCTGCCCGTCCTGCGGCCGCGCCCAGGTCGACGTCTACACGCTGGCCGAGCGGGTCACCGCCGGCCTCGAGGGCCTCGAGGTGCCGCTGCGCGTGGCCGTCATGGGCTGTGTCGTCAACGGCCCCGGTGAGGCCCGTGAAGCCGACCTCGGTGTCGCCTCCGGCAACGGCAAGGGCCAGATCTTCGTCAAGGGCGAGGTCATCAAGACCGTCCCCGAATCGATGATCGTGGAGACTCTCATCGAAGAGGCGTTGAAGCTCGCCGAGTCGATGGAGCCGGTCGAGGGCGCCGAGCCGTCGATCTCCGTGTCCTGA
- a CDS encoding homocysteine S-methyltransferase family protein, translating into MTRHVTDGGLETDLLFLRGIELPEFAAFPLLDSVEGRAALTDYYRAYVDIAVRAGAPLLLETPTWRANPDHATLLGYDAAGLDRVNRTAVEFMTGLAREREADLVGWSVGGMVGPRGDGYASAGPVEPDAAADYHRPQLASFASAGASRACVLTLTEVGEAIGLARAAADVGIPIGIGFTVETDGRLPDGTRLSEAVAAVDAVATPAYFVINCAHPTHILAGFDELDGAAWRERIGGLRVNASTMTHAELDESEVLDEGDPVQLAIDQQPLIDAFGNLEVLGGCCGTDARHVAAMWGV; encoded by the coding sequence ATGACCCGACATGTCACCGACGGCGGTCTGGAGACCGACCTGCTCTTCCTGCGCGGGATCGAGCTCCCCGAGTTCGCCGCATTCCCACTGCTGGACAGCGTCGAGGGCCGCGCAGCCCTCACTGACTACTACCGCGCGTACGTCGACATCGCCGTCCGGGCAGGAGCCCCACTTCTGCTCGAGACGCCCACGTGGCGCGCGAATCCCGACCACGCCACCCTCCTCGGGTACGACGCCGCCGGGCTCGACCGCGTGAACCGGACGGCTGTCGAGTTCATGACCGGGCTGGCCCGCGAGCGCGAGGCCGACCTGGTCGGCTGGTCGGTGGGCGGGATGGTCGGTCCGCGGGGCGATGGCTACGCCTCTGCCGGACCGGTCGAACCCGATGCGGCCGCCGACTACCACCGGCCCCAGCTGGCTTCGTTCGCCTCCGCCGGTGCCTCTCGTGCGTGCGTCCTCACGCTGACGGAGGTCGGCGAGGCGATCGGTTTGGCGCGCGCCGCGGCCGACGTGGGGATCCCGATCGGGATCGGATTCACGGTCGAGACCGACGGGCGCCTGCCTGACGGCACTCGCCTGTCCGAGGCGGTCGCGGCTGTCGACGCGGTCGCGACGCCGGCGTACTTCGTCATCAACTGCGCCCACCCGACGCACATCCTCGCCGGCTTCGACGAGCTCGACGGCGCTGCGTGGCGTGAGCGGATCGGTGGCCTGCGGGTCAACGCCTCGACGATGACGCATGCAGAACTCGACGAGTCCGAGGTGCTCGACGAGGGCGACCCGGTGCAGCTCGCCATCGATCAGCAGCCGCTGATCGATGCGTTCGGAAACCTCGAGGTGCTGGGCGGCTGCTGCGGCACCGATGCACGGCACGTCGCGGCCATGTGGGGCGTCTGA
- a CDS encoding DUF4081 domain-containing GNAT family N-acetyltransferase yields the protein MLTIRHGVRVLASADLPAFLELANQDPVVNVFAVHRAHTTRLEPRWLGGEMWGRFEDGQLVAACHAAANMVPVQAGPDDARAFAERALTRRRTASTIVGPQDAVREIWGQVGPHWGHPRDMRWDQRHLAIDTAPAIAPDHGVRAGVRDDLLTLYPACVAMYTEEVGVSPEAGGAGDLYRARVAQLIGRAWSFVRYDGDELVFKAEVACATPDAAQIQGVWVPAHRRGEGLATAGMAAVVQQVRARIAPTVSLYVNDWNVPARKAYERVGFVETARFATVMF from the coding sequence GTGTTGACCATCCGACACGGCGTTCGCGTCCTCGCGAGCGCTGACCTCCCTGCCTTCCTGGAGCTCGCGAACCAGGATCCGGTGGTCAACGTGTTCGCGGTGCACCGCGCCCACACCACGCGTCTCGAACCACGCTGGCTCGGTGGCGAGATGTGGGGCCGCTTCGAGGACGGCCAACTGGTCGCTGCCTGCCACGCCGCCGCCAACATGGTGCCGGTGCAGGCCGGTCCCGACGATGCGCGTGCCTTTGCCGAGCGTGCGCTCACGCGGCGTCGTACGGCCTCGACGATCGTGGGACCACAGGACGCGGTCCGCGAGATCTGGGGCCAGGTCGGCCCGCACTGGGGCCATCCGCGCGACATGCGATGGGACCAGCGACACCTCGCCATCGACACGGCACCGGCCATTGCGCCGGACCACGGCGTCCGCGCCGGGGTGCGTGACGACCTGCTGACGCTCTATCCCGCCTGCGTCGCGATGTACACCGAGGAGGTGGGCGTCTCGCCGGAGGCCGGAGGAGCCGGCGACCTCTACCGCGCCCGGGTGGCCCAGTTGATCGGACGCGCCTGGTCGTTCGTGCGGTACGACGGCGACGAACTCGTGTTCAAGGCGGAGGTTGCCTGTGCGACTCCGGACGCCGCGCAGATCCAGGGTGTCTGGGTGCCGGCGCACCGCCGCGGCGAGGGCCTGGCGACCGCCGGTATGGCCGCGGTCGTCCAGCAGGTCCGGGCCCGGATCGCGCCGACGGTGTCGCTCTACGTGAACGACTGGAACGTGCCGGCGCGGAAGGCCTACGAGCGGGTGGGGTTCGTCGAGACCGCACGCTTCGCCACCGTCATGTTCTGA
- a CDS encoding TetR/AcrR family transcriptional regulator translates to MTTTGTVRRRLTAPARRQRIEAAAVEVFADRGYDASSVGEIATAAGVSRTVLYDHFKSKRELYVQVLDSQNAAMLAEVGAGITGEGAGSDRLRSTVTAYLSFARQRPAARRLLVDPIPTGDADLDQVISAYRTARAQAVAMMLAPDLARSGVLAGSTESAVVVELLITGVDGVARWWQDHPVATLDEVTDIASRLLWNGLPRIGA, encoded by the coding sequence GTGACGACCACCGGGACCGTACGGCGCCGGCTCACCGCGCCCGCCCGACGCCAGCGCATCGAAGCCGCCGCCGTCGAGGTCTTCGCCGACCGCGGGTACGACGCCTCGTCGGTGGGTGAGATCGCCACGGCCGCGGGCGTCAGCAGAACGGTCCTCTACGACCACTTCAAGTCCAAGCGCGAGCTCTACGTCCAGGTGCTCGACAGCCAGAACGCCGCCATGCTCGCCGAGGTCGGCGCCGGAATCACGGGCGAAGGCGCCGGATCGGACCGGTTGCGTTCCACCGTCACGGCCTATCTCTCGTTCGCCCGGCAACGGCCGGCGGCGCGGCGACTCCTGGTCGACCCGATCCCGACCGGCGATGCAGATCTGGACCAGGTGATCTCTGCCTACCGCACGGCGCGAGCGCAGGCGGTCGCGATGATGCTCGCCCCGGACCTTGCCCGCTCAGGCGTCCTCGCCGGGTCGACCGAGTCCGCCGTGGTCGTCGAACTCCTGATCACCGGAGTCGACGGCGTCGCACGATGGTGGCAGGACCATCCGGTCGCGACGCTCGACGAGGTCACCGACATCGCCTCCCGCCTGCTGTGGAACGGACTCCCCCGGATCGGTGCCTGA
- a CDS encoding FAD-dependent oxidoreductase, which produces MSQRLDRRTLLSSSVAVGAGAALAGVGLAPAFAATPGKNAVVLGGGMAGLTAAHELIERGFSVTVFEPTAWGGKARSIPFAGTGSGGRADLPGEHGFRFFPGFYHHVPETMRRIPFGSGTVGDNLVAATGGKFLRGGDHADAFVFGIGPDPVSLLTVDGLRRYLLDNLGGHAVPPHELVYFVERLLVFLTSCDERRLGQWEKVSWWDFVGAAKRSGPYQKILAAGLTRNLVAAKETIASTRTIGNMGEAFVYNIMGRGNDGALDRVLDLPTNEAWIDPWVTYLRGLGVRFVGGQRLVRYEVAAGRIVAAVLADANGATSRVEADWFVSAMPVERVLPTLTPDVLALDPGLKGLAKLQTDWMVGIQFFLRDHADLTKGHITFIDSPWSLTALTQGQFWEDRTISRDYGDGEVVDVLSVDISNWDAPGILYGKPAKQCSRQEIADEVLAQIRDHHTMGDLLPEGIIHSWFLDPGVQWDAGTLRNINETPLLVNTVDSWKSRPTARTKIPNLLMSGDFVQTDIDLATMEGANESARHAVNAILDESRSTAAQVKTFRLYDPPEFKLLKQTDKLLYKLGQRNLLDVI; this is translated from the coding sequence ATGTCGCAGCGTCTCGATCGCCGTACCTTGCTCTCGTCCTCGGTCGCGGTGGGTGCCGGTGCGGCGCTGGCCGGGGTCGGCCTGGCGCCGGCCTTCGCGGCCACGCCCGGCAAGAACGCCGTCGTGCTGGGCGGTGGCATGGCCGGACTGACGGCCGCCCACGAGCTGATCGAGCGCGGTTTCTCGGTCACGGTGTTCGAGCCGACCGCCTGGGGCGGCAAGGCGCGCAGCATCCCGTTCGCCGGCACCGGCAGTGGTGGTCGGGCGGACCTGCCCGGCGAGCACGGCTTCCGGTTCTTCCCCGGCTTCTACCACCACGTGCCGGAAACGATGCGCCGCATTCCCTTCGGCTCCGGCACCGTGGGCGACAACCTGGTCGCGGCCACCGGCGGCAAGTTCCTGCGCGGCGGCGACCACGCCGATGCGTTCGTGTTCGGCATCGGCCCCGACCCGGTGTCGCTGCTGACGGTCGATGGCCTGCGCCGCTACCTGCTGGACAACCTGGGCGGTCACGCGGTCCCGCCCCACGAGCTCGTGTACTTCGTCGAGCGCCTTCTGGTGTTCCTCACGAGTTGTGACGAGCGTCGGCTGGGCCAGTGGGAGAAGGTCAGCTGGTGGGACTTCGTCGGCGCGGCCAAGCGCTCGGGGCCGTACCAGAAGATTCTCGCCGCCGGCCTGACGCGCAACCTGGTGGCGGCCAAGGAGACCATCGCCAGCACGCGGACCATCGGCAACATGGGAGAGGCCTTCGTCTACAACATCATGGGCCGCGGCAACGACGGTGCCCTGGATCGGGTCCTCGACCTGCCGACCAATGAGGCATGGATCGATCCGTGGGTGACCTACCTGCGCGGGCTGGGGGTGCGCTTCGTGGGAGGCCAGCGCCTGGTCCGCTACGAGGTCGCTGCCGGCCGGATCGTGGCCGCAGTGCTCGCTGACGCCAACGGCGCGACGAGCCGGGTCGAGGCGGACTGGTTCGTCAGTGCGATGCCGGTCGAGCGCGTCCTGCCGACCCTCACGCCGGACGTCCTGGCGCTCGATCCCGGGCTGAAGGGCCTCGCGAAGCTGCAGACGGACTGGATGGTCGGCATCCAGTTCTTCCTGCGAGACCATGCCGACCTCACCAAGGGCCACATCACCTTCATCGACTCGCCGTGGTCCCTGACCGCGCTGACCCAGGGGCAGTTCTGGGAGGACCGGACGATCTCGCGTGACTACGGCGACGGCGAGGTCGTCGACGTCCTGTCCGTCGACATCTCGAACTGGGACGCGCCGGGAATCCTCTACGGCAAGCCCGCCAAGCAGTGCAGTCGCCAGGAGATCGCCGACGAGGTGCTGGCGCAGATCCGCGACCACCACACCATGGGCGACCTCCTGCCGGAGGGCATCATCCACTCCTGGTTCCTCGACCCGGGTGTGCAGTGGGACGCCGGCACCCTGCGCAACATCAACGAGACCCCGCTGCTCGTGAACACCGTGGACTCCTGGAAGAGCCGGCCGACGGCGCGGACGAAGATCCCGAACCTGTTGATGAGTGGTGACTTCGTGCAGACCGACATCGACCTGGCCACGATGGAGGGGGCCAACGAGTCGGCACGCCATGCCGTGAACGCGATCCTCGACGAATCGCGCTCGACCGCGGCGCAGGTGAAGACCTTCCGGCTCTACGACCCGCCCGAGTTCAAGCTCCTCAAGCAGACCGACAAGCTGCTCTACAAGCTCGGGCAGCGCAACCTGCTGGACGTCATCTGA
- a CDS encoding proline--tRNA ligase → MLMRMSTLFVRTLREDPSDAEVPSHRLLLRAGYIRRAAPGIYTWLPLGLKVLRRIENIIREEMDGIGAQEVVFPALLPRDPYEATGRWSEYGDNIFRLKDRKDADYLLGPTHEEMFTLLVKDMYGSYKDLPLSLYQIQTKYRDEARPRAGVLRGREFTMKDSYSFDVNDAGLEASYQKHRDAYVRIFDRLGFDYAIVKATAGAMGGSKSEEFLAKAEVGEDTYVRCTNCDYAANVEAVEVRPTPVTATADNGWDGAPAAHAEATPDTPTIATLVEHLNAAFPREDRPWTAGDTLKNVVVVLRHPDGKREPLAIGLPGDREVDQKRLEGQLEPIEIEAMGEAEFAGHPALVKGYIGPGVLGEENASGIRYLVDPRVVDGTRWVTGADVAGSHVLDLVAGRDFTPDGTIEAAEVRDGDHCPVCTDGTLASARGIEMGHVFQLGRKYAEALDLKVLDENGKLVTVTMGSYGVGVTRAVAAIAENTLDEIGLCWPREVAPADIHVVVAGKDEALFTAAEELVAGLVGAGVDVLFDDRAGKISPGVKFKDAELIGVPTIVTVGRGVVDGVIEVKDRRTGEKSELTLEGAVEALVQQVRA, encoded by the coding sequence GTGCTGATGAGGATGTCGACCCTGTTCGTCCGGACCCTTCGAGAGGACCCCTCGGACGCGGAGGTCCCGAGCCACCGTCTGCTGTTGCGGGCTGGCTACATCCGTCGCGCCGCGCCGGGGATCTACACCTGGCTGCCGCTCGGGTTGAAGGTGCTGCGCCGGATCGAGAACATCATCCGCGAGGAGATGGACGGCATCGGCGCGCAGGAGGTCGTCTTCCCCGCGCTCCTGCCCCGGGATCCCTACGAGGCGACCGGTCGCTGGAGCGAGTACGGCGACAACATCTTTCGTCTCAAGGACCGCAAGGACGCCGACTACCTGCTCGGCCCCACGCACGAGGAGATGTTCACGCTCCTGGTGAAGGACATGTACGGCTCCTACAAGGACCTGCCGCTCAGCCTCTACCAGATCCAGACCAAGTACCGCGACGAAGCGCGTCCCCGCGCCGGTGTACTGCGGGGTCGCGAGTTCACGATGAAGGACTCCTACTCCTTCGACGTCAACGACGCCGGGCTCGAGGCGTCGTACCAGAAGCACCGCGACGCCTATGTCCGGATCTTCGACCGGCTCGGCTTCGACTACGCCATCGTCAAGGCGACCGCCGGCGCGATGGGTGGCTCGAAGTCCGAGGAGTTCCTCGCGAAGGCCGAGGTCGGCGAGGACACCTACGTCCGCTGCACCAACTGTGACTACGCCGCCAACGTCGAGGCGGTCGAAGTGCGTCCCACGCCGGTGACGGCGACCGCCGACAACGGCTGGGACGGGGCACCTGCCGCGCACGCCGAGGCCACGCCCGACACCCCGACCATCGCGACCCTCGTCGAGCACCTCAACGCGGCCTTCCCGCGCGAGGACCGGCCCTGGACCGCGGGCGACACGCTCAAGAACGTCGTCGTGGTGCTGCGCCACCCCGACGGCAAGCGCGAGCCCCTCGCCATCGGCCTGCCCGGTGACCGCGAGGTCGACCAGAAGCGCCTCGAGGGCCAGTTGGAGCCGATCGAGATCGAGGCGATGGGGGAGGCCGAGTTCGCTGGTCACCCCGCGCTGGTCAAGGGCTACATCGGGCCCGGCGTGCTGGGCGAGGAGAACGCCTCCGGCATCCGCTACCTGGTGGACCCCCGTGTCGTCGACGGCACCCGCTGGGTGACCGGCGCCGATGTCGCCGGTTCACACGTGCTGGACCTCGTGGCCGGCCGCGACTTCACGCCCGACGGCACCATCGAGGCCGCCGAGGTCCGCGACGGTGATCACTGCCCGGTCTGCACCGACGGCACCCTCGCGTCCGCCCGCGGCATCGAGATGGGCCACGTCTTCCAGCTCGGCCGCAAGTACGCCGAGGCGCTGGACCTCAAGGTCCTCGACGAGAACGGCAAGCTGGTCACCGTCACGATGGGCTCCTACGGCGTCGGCGTGACCCGTGCCGTGGCCGCGATCGCCGAGAACACCCTCGACGAGATCGGCCTGTGCTGGCCGCGCGAGGTCGCTCCTGCCGACATCCACGTCGTCGTCGCGGGCAAGGACGAAGCACTGTTCACCGCTGCCGAGGAACTCGTCGCCGGGCTCGTCGGAGCCGGTGTCGACGTCCTGTTCGACGACCGCGCCGGCAAGATCAGCCCCGGTGTGAAGTTCAAGGACGCCGAACTGATCGGCGTCCCGACCATCGTGACCGTCGGTCGCGGTGTGGTCGACGGCGTCATCGAGGTCAAGGACCGTCGTACCGGCGAGAAGAGCGAACTGACACTCGAAGGCGCGGTGGAGGCACTCGTTCAGCAGGTTCGCGCCTGA
- a CDS encoding HAD family hydrolase has product MSAPGIDAVIFDWGGTLTQWHDVDFHAESLALAQAVLATPDTSDDHHAFAEKLHGAGSVVWGRSRDHQQSANIADLFDEAGLDHDPALLSAYYDFWEPHTLTDVEVAPLFRWLRAEGIKVGILSNTIWPREWHRGYFERDGVLDLIDGDVYSSEIPWTKPAPDAFRAAMDAVGATDPARCVYVGDRLFDDVWGAQNAGLRAIHVPHSVIPAEQIGHTEGQPDAVAHRLSEIPDLLAPWR; this is encoded by the coding sequence ATGTCCGCACCGGGCATCGACGCGGTCATCTTCGACTGGGGCGGCACGCTGACCCAGTGGCACGACGTGGACTTCCACGCGGAGTCGCTGGCGCTGGCCCAGGCCGTGCTGGCGACGCCGGACACCTCGGACGACCACCACGCGTTCGCCGAGAAGCTGCACGGCGCGGGCTCGGTCGTGTGGGGGCGCAGCCGTGACCACCAGCAGAGTGCGAACATCGCGGACCTGTTCGACGAGGCCGGTCTCGACCACGACCCGGCCCTGCTGAGCGCGTACTACGACTTCTGGGAACCCCACACCCTGACCGACGTCGAGGTGGCGCCGCTCTTCCGCTGGCTGCGCGCCGAGGGGATCAAGGTCGGCATCTTGTCGAACACGATCTGGCCCCGTGAGTGGCACCGCGGCTACTTCGAGCGCGACGGCGTCCTGGACCTCATCGACGGCGACGTCTACTCGAGCGAGATCCCGTGGACGAAGCCGGCACCCGACGCGTTCCGCGCCGCGATGGACGCCGTCGGCGCCACCGACCCGGCGCGCTGCGTGTACGTCGGCGACCGGCTCTTCGACGACGTCTGGGGCGCTCAGAACGCCGGCCTGCGGGCCATCCACGTCCCGCACAGCGTGATTCCGGCCGAGCAGATCGGTCACACGGAGGGCCAGCCGGACGCGGTCGCGCACCGGCTTTCGGAGATCCCGGACCTCCTCGCTCCCTGGCGCTGA
- a CDS encoding ferritin-like domain-containing protein, with product MSEPTTTPTGTPTGTPTGTAGTATSAVDALQVALAAEHAAVFVYGALGAQTSQSRQPSLYGALTRAYALHRDRRDHLTGVIVAAGGKPVAAEPGYALPADLGSPAAVKGRALAIEEAAASTYAYLVANTSATDRAWAVQALLDAAVRGLGFGGKPERLPGL from the coding sequence GTGAGCGAACCGACCACCACCCCCACCGGCACCCCCACCGGCACCCCCACCGGAACCGCCGGGACCGCCACCTCGGCAGTGGACGCCCTGCAGGTCGCGCTGGCTGCTGAGCATGCCGCCGTTTTCGTCTACGGCGCACTCGGGGCACAGACGTCGCAGTCCCGTCAGCCGAGCCTGTACGGCGCCCTCACCCGCGCCTACGCCCTGCACCGCGACCGACGCGACCACCTGACCGGCGTCATCGTGGCCGCGGGCGGCAAGCCCGTCGCCGCCGAGCCCGGCTACGCGTTGCCGGCCGACCTCGGCTCACCGGCCGCGGTCAAGGGGCGCGCGCTCGCGATCGAAGAGGCGGCAGCGTCGACGTACGCCTATCTGGTGGCCAACACCAGCGCGACCGACCGGGCCTGGGCGGTGCAGGCGTTGCTGGACGCGGCCGTGCGCGGGCTGGGCTTCGGCGGGAAGCCCGAGCGGCTGCCTGGGCTCTAG
- the rimP gene encoding ribosome maturation factor RimP: protein MGSGQPAQRSTAERITDLLTAPLAELGLDLEAVELTPAGKRRVLRIALDTDGGLTLDDVASATKKIDVVLESDGAAIMGELPYTLEVTSRGVDRPLTLPRHWRRNEGRLVKVVTTVEEGTTNDVVGRIGASDDDGVTLDVAGSDVRIGYADVAKALVQIEFNRPKSSTPTEQDDNAQDDLDEHMDEDAD, encoded by the coding sequence ATGGGTTCGGGCCAGCCCGCTCAGCGTTCGACAGCAGAGCGAATCACCGACCTTCTCACTGCTCCCCTGGCCGAACTCGGCCTGGATCTCGAAGCAGTCGAGCTCACCCCCGCCGGCAAGCGCCGCGTGTTGCGCATTGCCTTGGACACCGATGGTGGCCTGACGCTCGACGACGTCGCGTCGGCGACCAAGAAGATCGACGTGGTCCTCGAGTCCGACGGTGCCGCCATCATGGGGGAGTTGCCGTACACCCTCGAGGTCACCTCTCGTGGTGTCGACCGCCCGCTCACGTTGCCGCGCCACTGGCGCCGCAACGAGGGCCGCCTCGTCAAGGTGGTCACCACCGTCGAGGAAGGTACGACGAACGACGTGGTCGGCCGGATCGGTGCCAGCGACGACGACGGGGTGACCCTCGACGTGGCGGGCTCGGACGTCCGGATCGGCTACGCCGACGTGGCCAAGGCACTGGTGCAGATCGAGTTCAACCGCCCCAAGAGCTCCACCCCCACGGAACAAGACGACAACGCCCAGGACGACCTGGACGAACACATGGACGAGGACGCCGACTGA
- the nusA gene encoding transcription termination factor NusA, with translation MDIDLNILRTLEREKEIKFEVLVEAIEQALLTAYHKTEGSHTQARVELDRKTGHVNVLAAELDDEGNKIGEYDDTPADFGRIAATTAKQIMMQRLRDAEDEIRFGEFSGKEGDILSGIIQQGRNPDDVLVDLGKLEALLPASERVPGEDYSHGTRIKCLVVSVRKGMRGPQITLSRSHPNLVKKLFALEVPEIADGTVEIAAIARESGHRTKIAVRTTVPGVNAKGACIGPMGQRVRNVMAELHGEKIDIVDWSDDPAELVAHALSPAQVQSVTVVDAAARSARVVVPDFQLSLAIGKEGQNARLAARLTGWRIDIHSDEESQA, from the coding sequence ATGGACATCGACCTGAACATCCTCCGCACGCTGGAACGCGAGAAGGAGATCAAGTTCGAGGTGCTGGTGGAGGCCATCGAACAGGCCCTCCTGACGGCGTACCACAAGACCGAGGGCTCGCACACGCAGGCGCGGGTCGAGCTGGATCGCAAGACCGGGCACGTCAACGTGCTCGCAGCGGAGCTCGACGACGAAGGCAACAAGATCGGCGAGTACGACGACACGCCTGCCGACTTCGGCCGGATCGCGGCGACGACCGCGAAGCAGATCATGATGCAGCGCCTGCGCGACGCCGAGGACGAGATCCGGTTCGGTGAGTTCTCCGGCAAGGAGGGCGACATCCTCTCCGGGATCATCCAACAGGGCCGCAACCCCGACGACGTCCTCGTGGACCTCGGCAAGCTCGAGGCGCTGCTGCCCGCGAGCGAGCGCGTGCCCGGTGAGGACTACAGCCACGGCACCCGGATCAAGTGCCTGGTCGTGTCGGTCCGCAAGGGCATGCGCGGACCGCAGATCACGCTGTCGCGCTCGCACCCGAACCTGGTCAAGAAGCTCTTCGCTCTCGAGGTGCCCGAGATCGCCGACGGCACCGTCGAGATCGCGGCGATCGCGCGCGAGTCCGGCCACCGCACCAAGATCGCGGTCCGTACCACCGTCCCCGGTGTCAATGCCAAGGGTGCGTGCATCGGCCCGATGGGCCAGCGGGTGCGCAACGTGATGGCCGAGCTCCACGGCGAGAAGATCGACATCGTCGACTGGTCCGACGACCCGGCCGAGCTGGTGGCGCACGCGCTGTCGCCCGCCCAGGTGCAGTCGGTCACCGTCGTCGATGCCGCGGCCCGTTCGGCCCGCGTCGTCGTCCCCGACTTCCAGCTGTCGCTGGCGATCGGCAAGGAGGGCCAGAACGCCCGCCTGGCCGCCCGCCTCACCGGCTGGCGGATCGACATCCACTCCGATGAGGAGAGCCAGGCCTGA
- a CDS encoding YlxR family protein yields the protein MARQSISPAEPDVFPLEGPVRTCIGCRQRAAKRELLRVTAGSGADGRPAVVPDLEGTAPGRGAHLHPTSGCYDLAVRRKAFSRALRFAQSAGGTGLSSVPVGEYVASLH from the coding sequence GTGGCACGACAATCGATTTCCCCCGCAGAACCTGACGTCTTCCCTCTCGAGGGGCCCGTCCGGACCTGCATCGGATGTCGACAGCGAGCCGCCAAACGCGAGTTGTTGCGGGTGACCGCCGGCTCGGGCGCAGACGGCCGACCAGCCGTCGTACCCGACCTGGAGGGCACTGCACCGGGACGCGGGGCGCACCTGCACCCCACTTCCGGTTGCTACGACCTCGCGGTACGGCGGAAAGCCTTCTCCCGGGCACTGCGCTTCGCGCAGAGTGCGGGTGGAACCGGGCTTTCCAGCGTGCCGGTGGGGGAGTACGTCGCCTCGCTTCACTGA